A genomic window from Glycine soja cultivar W05 chromosome 10, ASM419377v2, whole genome shotgun sequence includes:
- the LOC114369832 gene encoding protein SIEVE ELEMENT OCCLUSION B-like: MGSNTIYFTTRQGLLCSQHKPHKIPVIMAWVLSNTATSATTPEHKDQLPNPFELQDSQIRHKVYLTHVNDDKEFDRDILFTLVSNTVNSTSAQLSAATTSVTSLKPDFPTLKRLSCQMITTRGTPECAHQTALRILQQLSGFSWDAKALIAVAGFSLEYGEFWRLDRVQAADQFGNSLKQLNQVQISRRVPADMIDLVTVLGEVLSYINLWAKWSAMDYDTEAVHSLQAAMQEIPLVVYWTIASTVASIGNLVGISEHKLSAYKERLEFIFKKLQFHLENCRVEIGRIQDYHIRFNIRYPKIKDVVELLDILIIPGSDNGTSIPKIFEGGVLIKNGIEVFKQKYVMLFFSSLDSIGDEILLLNSINNGLQENPGEEIKGFKKGDFKILWIPIVDDWKSKREQFTNLKEKIKFYLVEYFEELPGYDIIMDKFKYEGLPIVSVVNPQGQIMNENALQIIFEWGIDAFPFRRSDVYDLNKKWKWFWNLLEQTDDNAKRLGKDNTSYAFIYGGNDSSWVQNFKIAIGKIEKHVINNVDINIEPYQLGESNPDNVPSFWIGLDGKKKNKGCKDKVDCEIQEVVRTLLCLKQDPSGWVVLSRGRNLKILGHAEPMYQTVLDFEKWKNKVLEKETFDVAFKEYYDVVKEKYASLPYDHTSSVLATITCPNPLCGRVMEVTSINYRCCHGSANSCNL, from the exons ATGGGAAGCAATACCATCTACTTCACAACAAGGCAAGGTCTCCTCTGCTCTCAACACAAACCTCATAAGATACCAGTCATCATGGCGTGGGTACTGTCCAACACAGCTACAAGTGCCACCACTCCAGAGCATAAAGATCAGCTCCCCAACCCTTTTGAGCTTCAAGACTCTCAAATCCGCCACAAAGTTTATCTCACCCATGTCAATGATGACAAGGAGTTCGATAGGGATATCCTTTTCACCCTTGTGTCCAACACTGTCAACTCGACCTCAGCTCAACTTTCAGCAGCTACT ACTTCTGTTACAAGTTTAAAACCAGACTTCCCTACACTGAAGCGGCTTTCTTGTCAG ATGATAACCACACGTGGCACTCCAGAATGTGCACACCAGACAGCACTAAGGATTCTTCAGCAACTGAGTGGCTTCTCGTGGGATGCGAAAGCACTGATAGCAGTAGCTGGTTTCTCTTTAGAATATGGGGAGTTTTGGAGGCTTGATCGGGTTCAAGCCGCAGATCAATTTGGGAACTCACTGAAGCAGCTGAACCAAGTCCAAATCAGCAGAAGGGTCCCTGCAGATATGATTGATCTGGTCACAGTTTTAGGAGAAGTGCTTAGTTACATCAATCTGTGGGCAAAATGGTCTGCCATGGATTACGACACAGAGGCTGTGCATTCCTTGCAAGCTGCCATGCAAGAGATCCCTCTTGTTGTGTACTGGACAATTGCTTCCACTGTTGCTTCTATTGGCAACCTTGTCGGTATATC GGAGCATAAATTATCAGCATATAAAGAAAGGCttgaattcatttttaaaaagttgCAGTTTCACCTGGAGAATTGCAGAGTGGAAATAG GAAGGATTCAAGATTACCACATCCGTTTCAACATTAGATATCCTAAAATTAAAGATGTTGTAGAGCTGTTGGATATTCTGATTATTCCGGGTTCTGACAATGGGACTTCGATACCCAAAATATTTGAAGGCGGCGtcctaattaaaaat GGTATTGAAGTGTTCAAGCAAAAATATGTGATGCTGTTCTTTTCGAGCCTAGACAGCATTGGAGATGAGATCTTGCTTTTGAATTCCATCAATAACGGGTTGCAAGAGAACCCAGGAGAAGAAATAAAAGGTTTCAAAAAAGGGGATTTCAAGATTTTGTGGATCCCCATTGTGGATGACTGGAAGAGTAAGAGGGAGCAGTTTACTAATTTGAAGGAAAAGATCAAATTCTACCTTGTGGAGTACTTTGAAGAGTTACCAGGATATGATATAATAATGGACAAATTTAAATACGAAGGCTTGCCTATTGTGTCTGTGGTCAACCCTCAAGGTCAGATAATGAATGAGAATGCATTGCAGATTATTTTTGAATGGGGGATCGACGCCTTTCCTTTTAGGCGAAGTGACGTTTATGATCTCAACAAAAAATGGAAATGGTTTTGGAATTTGTTGGAGCAAACCGATGATAATGCAAAG CGCTTGGGGAAGGATAATACTAGTTACGCCTTCATCTATGGAGGTAACGACAGTAGTTGGGTGCAGAACTTCAAGATCGCAATTGGAAAAATTGAGAAGCATGTGATCAACAATGTGGACATAAACATAGAGCCCTATCAGTTGGGGGAGAGTAACCCTGACAATGTTCCTTCATTTTGGATCGGCCTTGatgggaagaagaagaacaaagggTGCAAGGACAAAGTGGACTGCGAAATTCAAGAAGTTGTGAGGACCTTGCTTTGCCTCAAACAAGACCCTTCAGGATGGGTTGTTCTTAGTAGAGGGCGTAACTTGAAGATTCTGGGTCATGCTGAGCCTATGTATCAAACTGTGCTTGATTTTGAGAAGTGGAAAAACAAAGTGCTTGAGAAAGAAACCTTTGATGTGGCCTTCAAAGAATATTATGATGTGGTTAAGGAGAAATATGCTAGTCTCCCATATGATCATACTTCAAGTGTCCTAGCAACAATAACTTGCCCAAATCCCTTGTGTGGGCGCGTGATGGAGGTTACATCAATTAATTACAGGTGCTGCCATGGTAGTGCAAACAGCTGCAATCTCTGA
- the LOC114369431 gene encoding protein SIEVE ELEMENT OCCLUSION B-like, whose translation MAQLSNGTSSTTLISKSGTTSIPHRASLPNPFDLTDDQILDIVYLAHLNDDETCDTDKLYNLVSNIVLRSQSPISAASFKPDFLTLKLISCQMISTRSAAHCVHQTTMWILQHLKCYSWDAKALIAIAALSLEYGSFVHLTQFQTNDVLGNSLRQLNQVQNRNASAVGELVMYVVQVFQHINEWATYAADGYDPEDVPDLTEAFQAILVVVYWSIASTVASTGNLIGVSNYKLSEYTFRLSTAVNKLTMHLTKVKEQIANVRDYITIRNIFDRPKDIVDLLKALIYPQQKGAENPKIFEGTNLVTKGIEVFRQKHVLLFISGLDSIEDEISLLNSIYERLQEDPREAKGFKKEDFKILWIPIVVKWSQSSREQFKALKSGTKFYAVEYFFELPGLKIIKDTERLNYEIQPIAPLFSSKGTLLNGNALEVIFEWGIEAFPFRKIDGDELTQKWKWLWDLILKATPGLQVKENRYIFIYGGANNTWVQNFTQELSKIKMNQSIQRADIIIENYQLGKGKGELNNSVPSFWIGVERKKQNKKHQEAVDCEIQKIVKCLFCLKRDPQGWAILSKGHNIKHLCHGQAVYQTVAEFQNWKEKVFEREGFDIAFKEYYDAKEKEISDTQPCEDYTSASSVIATIACPNPTCGRVMEVSSVNYKCCHRDDALNC comes from the exons ATGGCACAACTGTCCAATGGAACTTCAAGTACCACTTTGATCTCAAAGAGTGGCACTACTTCAATCCCACATCGAGCAAGTTTGCCCAACCCATTTGATCTTACCGATGATCAGATCCTTGACATTGTTTATCTGGCTCACCTCAATGATGATGAAACTTGCGACACCGATAAACTTTACAACCTTGTCTCCAACATTGTCCTGCGG AGTCAATCCCCGATTTCCGCAGCCAGTTTCAAACCAGATTTCCTTACACTGAAGCTGATTTCTTGCcag ATGATATCCACACGTAGTGCTGCGCATTGCGTGCACCAAACAACAATGTGGATTCTTCAACACCTGAAATGCTACTCCTGGGATGCGAAGGCACTGATAGCCATAGCTGCTTTGTCTTTGGAGTACGGAAGTTTCGTTCACCTTACTCAGTTTCAAACAAACGACGTGCTCGGAAACTCGTTGAGGCAGCTGAATCAAGTTCAGAACAGGAATGCCTCTGCTGTTGGCGAACTTGTCATGTACGTAGTACAAGTGTTTCAACACATTAACGAGTGGGCCACGTATGCTGCTGATGGCTATGATCCAGAGGACGTGCCTGACTTGACAGAAGCCTTTCAAGCCATCCTTGTTGTTGTATACTGGTCAATTGCTTCCACTGTTGCTTCCACCGGCAATCTCATCGGTGTATC GAACTATAAATTATCAGAATATACATTCAGGCTTTCCACTGCTGTTAACAAGTTGACAATGCATCTTACGAAAGTCAAAGAGCAAATAG CCAATGTACGAGATTACATTACCATCAGGAACATCTTTGACAGGCCGAAAGATATTGTGGACCTTTTGAAGGCTCTGATCTACCCCCAACAAAAGGGAGCTGAGAATCCCAAGATATTTGAAGGGACCAACCTAGTAACAAAG GGCATTGAAGTGTTCAGGCAGAAACATGTGTTGCTCTTCATCTCGGGTCTCGACAGCATTGAAGATGAGATTTCGCTATTGAATTCAATATATGAAAGATTGCAAGAGGATCCAAGAGAAGCAAAAGGTTTCAAGAAAGAAGATTTCAAGATTTTATGGATCCCCATTGTGGTGAAGTGGAGCCAAAGCAGTAGGGAACAATTCAAAGCTTTGAAGAGTGGCACCAAATTTTACGCAGTGGAATACTTCTTTGAGTTACCAGGGCTCAAGATAATAAAAGACACAGAAAGATTGAATTATGAGATTCAGCCTATTGCCCCGTTGTTCAGCTCTAAAGGTACCCTATTGAATGGAAATGCCCTGGAAGTGATCTTTGAATGGGGCATAGAGGCCTTCCCTTTCAGGAAAATTGATGGTGATGAACTTACTCAGAAATGGAAGTGGCTTTGGGATTTAATCCTAAAAGCAACACCAGGATTGCAG GTAAAGGAGAACAGATACATTTTTATCTATGGAGGTGCCAACAATACGTGGGTGCAGAACTTCACACAAGAGTTgtcaaagataaaaatgaacCAGAGTATCCAGCGTGCAGATATCATAATAGAGAACTATCAACTGGGGAAGGGGAAGGGTGAACTCAACAACAGTGTTCCAAGTTTCTGGATTGGCGTGGAAAGGAAGAAGCAGAACAAGAAGCACCAAGAGGCAGTGGACTGCGAGATTCAGAAGATTGTAAAGTGCTTATTCTGCCTCAAAAGGGACCCACAAGGGTGGGCCATTCTCAGCAAAGGACACAACATTAAGCATCTTTGTCATGGCCAGGCTGTTTATCAGACTGTGGCAGAGTTTCAAAACTGGAAAGAGAAAGTGTTCGAGAGAGAAGGGTTTGACATTGCCTTCAAAGAGTACTATGATGCCAAGGAGAAAGAGATATCTGATACTCAACCATGTGAGGACTACACTTCAGCTTCAAGTGTCATTGCTACCATAGCATGCCCAAATCCCACGTGTGGTCGTGTCATGGAGGTGTCTTCTGTTAACTACAAGTGCTGCCATCGTGATGATGCTTTGAACTGTTGA